One Euphorbia lathyris chromosome 1, ddEupLath1.1, whole genome shotgun sequence DNA segment encodes these proteins:
- the LOC136212018 gene encoding transcription factor TCP13 produces MINISKEEDSPTKKEEDGKINKASSSSASPWLRLKDPRIVRVSRAFGGKDRHSKVCTIRGLRDRRVRLSVPTAIQLYDLQDRLGLNQPSKVVDWLLNAAKQEIDELPPLPISPLNFTLNHLNSAHEIAAISQSNKQGFKINNWEDHEGLSRQDFWSNDSLLRNKSKQVARDHTSVNDQKENWIKRTENDDQHERNEGQLVHSSSSGFINNNTLAPYGSFFQMDHPNFPQTDHDLHNLNAVPLPPALSLSSGSQIFVPQPYFPANLTSSAAETDPRQINQYQMFSSSTQNLFPNSFTQNPYSMNQSSGSAARGFHFNIAPRLFNSNSEGSDQAADKDQDFPCK; encoded by the coding sequence ATGATTAATATTTCAAAGGAAGAGGATTCTCCAACAAAGAAGGAGGAAGATGGAAAGATTAACAAGGCTTCATCAAGCTCAGCATCACCATGGTTAAGATTGAAAGATCCAAGAATTGTTCGTGTTTCTCGTGCTTTTGGGGGTAAAGACAGGCATAGCAAGGTTTGCACTATAAGAGGATTAAGAGACAGAAGAGTTAGGCTTTCAGTTCCTACAGCTATTCAATTGTATGACCTTCAAGACAGGCTTGGTCTTAATCAACCTAGCAAAGTTGTTGATTGGTTGCTTAATGCTGCtaagcaagaaattgatgaACTTCCTCCACTTCCAATCTCACCGCTCAATTTCACCCTCAACCATCTAAATTCTGCTCATGAAATTGCTGCAATTTCCCAATCTAATAAGCAAGGGTTCAAGATAAATAATTGGGAAGATCATGAGGGTTTAAGCAGACAAGATTTTTGGAGCAATGACTCACTTTTGAGGAATAAATCAAAACAAGTTGCAAGAGATCATACTAGTGTGAATGATCAGAAAGAAAATTGGATTAAAAGAACCGAAAATGATGATCAACATGAAAGAAATGAAGGCCAATTAGTTCATTCTTCATCATCAGGTTTTATAAATAACAACACATTAGCACCATATGGTTCCTTCTTTCAAATGGACCATCCAAATTTCCCCCAAACAGATCATGATTTACACAACTTAAATGCTGTTCCATTGCCTCCTGCGTTGTCTCTATCATCTGGCTCTCAGATTTTTGTACCACAGCCTTATTTCCCTGCCAATCTTACATCTTCTGCTGCGGAGACTGATCCGAGACAGATAAACCAGTATCAGATGTTTAGTTCAAGCACTCAAAACTTGTTTCCAAATTCTTTTACTCAAAATCCATACTCTATGAATCAATCTTCAGGCAGTGCCGCCAGAGGTTTCCATTTTAATATAGCTCCTAGGCTTTTCAATTCCAACAGTGAAGGAAGTGATCAGGCAGCTGATAAGGACCAGGATTTTCCTTGTAAATGA